Below is a window of Pyrobaculum aerophilum str. IM2 DNA.
ATAAAGCTCTTACAGACGGGGAGGTAGACGTGGCGTTGAGAAATTTCAAAGTCGCGGCTAGGAGGTTTAGGGAGAGGCCGGAGGTTCCCCTCGTCGTTGCGTCTATTCTCCTCGTCCCAGGATATGTAGATGCTGTTGAAGTGGATTTATTAACTAAGTTTATCGCGCGTATTGATCCCGAGATACCCACTAGATTTCTCGCCTTTCACCCCGACTATCTGCTTAGGGATCTTCCGCCTACTTCTATTAAACACGCAGAAGAAGCTGTTAGAATAGCTAAAGAAAACGGTCTTATGGAGGTAAGTATTAGAAACCAGTGGCTACTCGGCGATTATTACTAACCCCTTCCTCAACCACACTGCAATTCCAACATTGAGCAGTACGTCCCCTATCCCTTCGGGCGCCCCGGGGGACACGGGGCCCCAGGGCGCCGTTCGGCCCCCTGGGGCGGGCCGCGCCCGGGGCGTCGGCGACCCCCTCGGCGGGTTCTCCCCGCCTTCGGCCCGTTTGTAGGGGCTGCCCCGCCCTGCCCGGGGCGGGGTGGGGGGCGATAACTCCTTCATGACTCTCTTTTGCACATCCCCCAATTTTGAACTTTTCTCTTTCAACTGTCTAAATACCGTGGCGTGGCAATGCACATTTTCCGGCGTTTTGGCGCCACTTTGTTTTGAGCCCATTATGGAGGAATTACATAATGACGTCTGCAACGGGCTTCGTACGACTCGTTCCCGCCGATTAAAATACGGGGGCTGTGTCTCGGCGCCGGGACTCCGTTTATTAGCCTCTGAGTTCTAGTTGCCGGCTTTCCGCATAGTTTGCAAACAGCGCTTAGCGAAATTACCCTATCTGCAAAGGCCATTGCCCTCGCAGTGGTCTCAAAGGGCTCTCCCCTGAAATCTAAGTTGAGCCCTGCCGCTATTACAATTCTGCCGTTGGCCAACTGGTTGAGCGCATCGGCTAAATCCACGGGGAAGAATTGTATTTCGTCAACTGCCACAACGTCGTACTCAGCTCCCATTTTACGTATAATTTCAACGCCGTCTTTATCCGGCGGTATGACAAACGCGTCGAATTTTAAGCCGTTGTGAGCCGCCACTTTAGAGGCATCGTACCTGACGTCTAATGACGGCTTGAAGACAATGGCCCTCCGCCCGGCGATTACATACCTCTCCACTCTCCTAATGAGCTCCGTGGTTTTCCCTGCGAACATGGGCCCCACAATAACAACAAGCACGAATAAAGCGGAGTTTTTAATATAAAATCAACAGATAGAATAGGAAAGACAGCGCTGTGAATATCACAGCCGCTCTCGCCAAAAGCCGGTATACCGACACTATATCGGACTTGTAGTACTCCCT
It encodes the following:
- a CDS encoding thymidine kinase; this encodes MLVVIVGPMFAGKTTELIRRVERYVIAGRRAIVFKPSLDVRYDASKVAAHNGLKFDAFVIPPDKDGVEIIRKMGAEYDVVAVDEIQFFPVDLADALNQLANGRIVIAAGLNLDFRGEPFETTARAMAFADRVISLSAVCKLCGKPATRTQRLINGVPAPRHSPRILIGGNESYEARCRRHYVIPP